Proteins encoded together in one Candidatus Edwardsbacteria bacterium window:
- a CDS encoding glycosyltransferase, whose product MLAKDSTIIKVLLSIDSLMVGGKERQLLELAKGLAQRPGINCQVLAMSEEDQYTDLQDSGIIVHRLVRRVRHDWAVFLRVYGLLKKLRPNVVHSWDYMTAIYALPACKLLGIKFVNGAIRYSSSKLEPIIKAKAAVTFPFSDTIVSNSQAGLRAHQLLKSSKACVVYNGIDLSRFAGVNNGHKMELGITTEKVVGMVATFSEYKDYETYLNAAQQLVKSRKDVTFVAVGGGPCLEKMKQLVSPIYQDRVIFTGQRRDVEPLINIFDIGVLCSTKLGEGISNSIMEYMALNKPCIASDVGGTPELVVDGETGILVDCGDAEQLAQKIEYLLDNPVVAKQMGLAGRKRLNDQFNLEKMVSNYIDLYHKTLNLNRC is encoded by the coding sequence TTGCTGGCAAAGGATTCCACTATCATAAAGGTTCTGCTGTCAATTGATTCTTTGATGGTGGGTGGAAAAGAAAGGCAGCTGTTAGAACTGGCAAAGGGCCTGGCTCAAAGGCCCGGCATCAACTGCCAGGTGCTGGCCATGTCCGAAGAGGATCAATATACCGACCTGCAGGATTCGGGGATAATAGTTCACCGGTTGGTGCGCAGGGTCCGGCATGACTGGGCCGTATTTCTCCGGGTGTATGGGCTGTTGAAAAAACTGCGCCCCAATGTGGTGCACTCCTGGGATTACATGACGGCCATCTACGCCCTGCCGGCCTGCAAGCTGCTGGGAATAAAGTTCGTCAACGGGGCCATCAGATATTCATCCAGCAAGCTGGAACCCATAATAAAGGCAAAAGCCGCCGTAACCTTTCCTTTCTCGGATACCATAGTCTCGAATTCTCAAGCCGGCCTAAGGGCCCACCAGCTGTTGAAAAGCTCCAAAGCCTGCGTAGTTTACAACGGAATTGACCTGAGCCGGTTTGCCGGAGTGAACAACGGCCATAAGATGGAATTGGGGATCACCACCGAAAAAGTTGTCGGGATGGTGGCTACCTTTTCGGAGTATAAAGATTATGAGACATATTTAAATGCTGCCCAGCAATTAGTGAAATCGCGCAAGGATGTAACCTTCGTGGCTGTTGGCGGGGGGCCCTGCCTGGAAAAGATGAAACAATTGGTTTCTCCGATTTATCAGGACAGGGTGATTTTCACAGGGCAACGACGTGATGTAGAACCGTTGATAAACATATTCGACATCGGGGTCCTATGCTCCACTAAATTGGGCGAGGGCATCTCAAATTCGATCATGGAATACATGGCTTTAAACAAGCCCTGTATAGCCTCTGACGTCGGAGGAACCCCGGAATTGGTTGTAGATGGAGAAACCGGCATCTTGGTCGATTGCGGGGATGCTGAACAGTTGGCGCAAAAAATCGAATATCTGCTGGATAATCCTGTCGTAGCAAAACAAATGGGATTGGCGGGGCGGAAAAGGCTGAACGACCAGTTCAACCTGGAAAAAATGGTAAGCAATTATATCGATTTGTACCATAAAACTTTAAATTTAAATAGATGCTAG
- a CDS encoding glycosyltransferase family 2 protein, producing MDNKITVIMPTYNRASTICRAIDSVLNQTYKDIEILVIDDGSKDNTLEIIGKYKDNRIKIIKHNTNKGVISAKNTGLDKATGKWVTHVDSDDEIVPECFAILLDALKTDPNINHINCNVVNYETGKLMASGLEADMFLDENKLMTKVKGPLWGIIKTELYGDKRFAEGLPEGVLGVQIGDLSLRYYINKGLYIYHLEGNDRVCKAVYTKEKNIKTYRALLNETYYLNKIKKYQPGEYYAICLKGIININTQKGERENINNYYRMLKESDAPKIIKISGFVLTKLSPRVIEWLIKLKNLLRDMQYKVRLKQIKNKII from the coding sequence ATGGACAATAAAATAACAGTGATTATGCCAACCTACAATAGGGCGAGCACCATTTGCCGCGCTATTGATAGCGTTTTAAATCAAACATATAAAGATATCGAAATATTAGTGATTGACGATGGCTCTAAAGACAACACTTTGGAAATAATTGGCAAATATAAAGACAATAGAATTAAGATAATCAAACACAATACAAATAAAGGCGTGATATCCGCAAAAAACACCGGACTCGATAAGGCAACGGGCAAATGGGTAACCCATGTTGACAGCGATGATGAAATAGTTCCCGAATGTTTCGCAATATTATTGGATGCACTAAAGACCGACCCGAATATAAATCATATAAATTGTAATGTTGTAAATTATGAAACCGGAAAATTAATGGCATCGGGACTTGAGGCAGACATGTTTCTGGATGAAAACAAATTAATGACAAAAGTAAAAGGTCCGTTGTGGGGTATCATAAAAACCGAGTTGTATGGTGATAAAAGATTTGCCGAGGGTTTGCCGGAAGGTGTTCTTGGTGTTCAAATTGGGGATCTGTCTTTGAGATATTATATTAACAAAGGATTATATATCTACCATCTTGAGGGAAATGATCGGGTATGCAAAGCCGTTTATACAAAAGAAAAAAATATTAAAACATATCGGGCATTATTAAATGAAACATATTACCTAAATAAAATTAAGAAATATCAGCCGGGCGAATATTATGCCATCTGCTTGAAAGGCATAATAAATATAAATACCCAGAAAGGCGAAAGGGAAAATATTAATAACTACTATCGAATGCTTAAAGAAAGCGATGCGCCAAAAATAATTAAAATCTCCGGTTTTGTTTTAACCAAATTAAGCCCACGTGTCATAGAATGGTTGATCAAGTTAAAGAATCTACTGCGGGACATGCAATATAAAGTTAGATTAAAGCAAATAAAAAATAAGATCATATAA
- a CDS encoding glycosyltransferase, translating to MTNKKLHIIYLGSSGFPYGMASIQRLKLISKGLVYAGFNVSVINNRSPIYKEDTIILAPRGNIEGIDYIYTAGTPYRSNTFVKRNALKLYGLLNEFILLCKLNKKKELDVAIISTMSFYAILYYSILSKFFKFIVLLNYAEYITGKRAGADMLLKFNYYLFDKYGLKLVNGLIPISSYLVDHIENALQAGKYIKVPILIDNDKFNSKTDILEEKYFLYCGSLGYFEVIEFILEAFAVISPENKDYKLYLIVKGTSEQFVLLNDKIAQRRINGSVIIFTNLPEKDLICYYKNARALLIPIRKTVQDIARFPHKIGEYLASGSPVITNWEGEIKHYLEDGYSALIAQGYDVNEYVDKMRDVIKNPGKAKIIGENGKNIAGAQFDYRKQGKRLAKFISSFKKDTCSSQIC from the coding sequence TTGACAAATAAGAAACTTCATATTATTTATTTGGGTTCTTCTGGATTTCCCTATGGTATGGCCTCAATACAGCGGCTAAAGCTCATTTCAAAAGGATTGGTTTATGCTGGTTTTAATGTATCGGTAATCAATAATAGAAGCCCGATTTATAAGGAAGATACCATAATTCTGGCACCGAGGGGGAACATTGAAGGTATCGATTATATTTATACAGCAGGCACTCCATATCGTTCAAATACCTTTGTTAAAAGGAATGCATTAAAGTTATATGGTTTGCTTAACGAATTTATTCTTTTATGCAAGCTTAATAAGAAAAAAGAGCTTGATGTGGCAATTATATCAACCATGAGTTTCTATGCCATACTATATTATTCTATTTTGTCCAAGTTCTTTAAATTTATTGTTTTGCTGAACTATGCAGAATATATTACCGGTAAAAGAGCTGGTGCGGATATGTTGTTAAAATTTAATTACTATTTATTTGACAAATATGGTTTAAAGTTAGTTAATGGATTAATTCCAATAAGCAGTTATTTGGTTGATCACATAGAAAATGCATTGCAGGCAGGCAAATATATTAAAGTTCCAATATTAATTGACAATGATAAGTTTAATTCAAAAACAGATATATTAGAAGAGAAATATTTTCTTTATTGTGGATCGTTGGGGTATTTTGAAGTAATAGAATTTATTTTAGAAGCATTTGCTGTGATAAGTCCCGAAAACAAGGATTATAAATTATACTTGATTGTAAAGGGGACAAGCGAACAATTCGTTCTTTTAAATGATAAAATTGCACAAAGAAGAATCAATGGAAGTGTAATAATATTTACAAATTTACCAGAAAAAGACTTAATTTGTTATTATAAAAATGCAAGGGCATTATTGATACCGATAAGAAAAACAGTTCAGGATATAGCCCGATTCCCTCATAAAATTGGAGAGTACCTGGCATCAGGTAGTCCGGTTATCACCAATTGGGAGGGCGAGATCAAACATTACCTGGAAGATGGATACAGTGCCCTTATTGCGCAGGGCTATGATGTTAATGAGTATGTTGATAAAATGAGGGATGTGATTAAAAATCCCGGAAAAGCTAAAATAATTGGAGAAAACGGGAAAAATATTGCCGGTGCTCAATTTGACTACAGAAAGCAAGGAAAACGTCTAGCGAAATTTATTTCAAGTTTTAAAAAAGATACATGCAGTTCTCAAATATGCTAG
- a CDS encoding FkbM family methyltransferase — MTIKRKLHKIMNGFGFDIVRYQPNSTPDEKLLQLLTYYKINTVIDIGASNGGYAKRLRGLGYRNKIISFEPLRSPYAELVKYSERDPLWYVHNYGFGNTNMSSIINVAENSDSSSLLEMLPAHEVAAPHAKYVGKEEIKIKKLDTVFSEFIGPNDIVYLKIDAQGYEHMILKGGNNSLEKINTIQVELSLIPLFKGQLTFDNLIDLLKQKGYTMVSVEPGFRNKLTGQLLQFDGIFHRY; from the coding sequence GTGACAATAAAGAGAAAACTTCATAAAATAATGAATGGGTTTGGATTTGATATTGTTAGATACCAACCAAACTCAACTCCTGATGAAAAACTTCTTCAATTATTGACCTACTATAAAATAAATACAGTTATAGATATAGGAGCAAGCAATGGGGGATATGCAAAAAGATTGAGGGGATTGGGATACCGTAATAAAATAATATCCTTTGAACCTTTACGGTCTCCTTACGCAGAACTTGTTAAGTATTCCGAAAGAGATCCGTTATGGTATGTTCATAATTACGGATTTGGTAATACTAATATGTCATCTATCATTAATGTTGCAGAAAATTCTGACAGTAGTTCTTTGCTTGAGATGCTTCCAGCACACGAGGTGGCTGCCCCGCACGCTAAATATGTTGGAAAAGAAGAAATCAAGATAAAAAAATTGGATACTGTGTTTTCGGAATTTATAGGACCGAATGACATTGTTTATTTGAAAATTGATGCCCAGGGTTATGAACATATGATCTTAAAGGGCGGAAATAATTCGCTAGAAAAAATAAACACCATACAAGTAGAACTATCTCTTATTCCTTTGTTTAAAGGACAATTGACCTTTGATAATCTTATTGATTTATTAAAACAAAAAGGTTACACCATGGTATCAGTAGAACCGGGTTTTAGAAATAAACTCACCGGGCAATTATTACAGTTTGATGGCATATTTCACCGTTATTAA